A single region of the Lotus japonicus ecotype B-129 chromosome 4, LjGifu_v1.2 genome encodes:
- the LOC130714385 gene encoding ubiquitin-conjugating enzyme E2 28-like, with protein MASKRINKELKDLQKDPPASCSAGPVADDMFHWQATIMGPADSPFTGGVFLVTIHFPPDYPFKPPKVSFRTKVYHPNINSNGSICLDILKEQWSPALTISKVLLSICSLLTDPNPDDPLVPEIAHMYKTDRAKYEATARSWTQKYAMG; from the exons ATGGCGTCTAAGCGGATCAACAAGGAATTGAAGGACCTGCAGAAAGACCCTCCTGCATCTTGCAGTGCTG GTCCGGTCGCGGATGACATGTTCCATTGGCAAGCTACGATTATGGGCCCAGCGGATAGCCCATTTACTGGTGGCGTGTTTCTTGTGACAATTCATTTCCCTCCAGATTATCCTTTCAAACCACCCAAG GTTTCATTCCGCACAAAGGTTTACCACCCTAATATCAACAGCAATGGCAGCATTTGCCTTGACATCCTCAAAGAGCAATGGAGCCCTGCCCTCACGATATCCAAG GTTCTTCTGTCTATTTGCTCTCTGCTGACTGACCCTAACCCAGATGATCCTCTGGTGCCTGAGATTGCGCATATGTACAAGACTGACAGAGCCAAGTATGAGGCTACTGCTCGGTCATGGACCCAGAAATATGCCATGGGCTAG